One Methylosinus sp. C49 DNA segment encodes these proteins:
- a CDS encoding anion transporter: MAERERSPFVAALLAVALVFVGALAAAAGATLLASLPALLAGGASPAWTHAIAIIVFAGTYVVIALGEAPGLRLDRAGAALLGASLMVGLGVLPLDAAYRAIDFDTITLLLGMMIVVANLRLSGFFRLASNFVVARAKTPLALLAAIVLVTGAFSAFLVNDAICLVMTPLTLELTRRLKRDPLPYLLAVPMASNVGSVATITGNPQNMIIGGLSHIPYGAFAAALWPVAAFGLLATFALVALFYRSEFLTRERLPVAAPAPARARGFLVIKSVVVTLAMMALFFAGQPVAKVAIVGGALLLVTRHVKAEKVYREIDWPLLLMFVGLFIVVEGLEATVLTPEAVASIGRFDLSNAGVLAVVSAVLSNLVSNVPAVLALKPFLTGAADPQRAWLVVAMASTLAGNLTLIGSVANLIVAERARTAGVSIGFWAYFKIGAPLTLITVAFGAWLL; encoded by the coding sequence ATGGCTGAAAGAGAACGCTCGCCCTTTGTCGCGGCGCTGCTGGCGGTCGCGCTCGTCTTCGTCGGCGCGCTCGCGGCCGCCGCCGGCGCGACGCTGCTGGCCTCGCTCCCCGCGCTGCTCGCGGGCGGCGCGTCGCCGGCATGGACGCATGCTATCGCCATCATCGTCTTCGCGGGGACCTATGTCGTCATCGCGCTCGGCGAGGCGCCGGGGCTGCGGCTCGATCGCGCCGGCGCGGCGCTGCTCGGCGCCAGCCTCATGGTCGGGCTCGGCGTGCTGCCGCTGGACGCGGCCTATCGCGCCATTGATTTCGACACGATCACGCTGCTGCTCGGCATGATGATCGTCGTCGCCAATCTGCGCCTCTCCGGCTTTTTTCGCCTGGCGAGCAATTTCGTCGTCGCGCGCGCGAAGACGCCGCTCGCTCTGCTCGCCGCCATCGTGCTGGTGACGGGCGCCTTCTCGGCCTTTCTCGTCAATGACGCCATCTGCCTCGTGATGACGCCTTTGACGCTCGAGCTGACGCGCCGGCTGAAGCGCGATCCGCTGCCCTATCTCCTCGCCGTGCCCATGGCCTCCAATGTCGGCAGCGTGGCGACGATCACCGGCAATCCGCAGAACATGATCATCGGCGGCCTGTCGCATATTCCCTATGGCGCCTTCGCCGCGGCGCTATGGCCGGTCGCGGCCTTCGGCCTTCTCGCCACTTTTGCGCTCGTCGCGCTGTTCTATCGGAGCGAATTTCTCACGCGCGAGAGACTGCCCGTCGCGGCGCCGGCGCCTGCGCGGGCGCGTGGCTTTCTCGTCATCAAATCGGTGGTGGTGACGCTGGCCATGATGGCGCTCTTCTTCGCAGGGCAGCCGGTGGCGAAGGTCGCCATAGTCGGTGGCGCGCTGCTGCTGGTCACGCGTCATGTGAAGGCGGAGAAGGTCTATCGCGAGATCGACTGGCCGCTTCTCTTGATGTTCGTCGGCCTGTTCATCGTCGTCGAGGGACTCGAGGCCACTGTGCTGACGCCGGAGGCCGTCGCATCCATCGGCCGCTTCGATCTCTCCAACGCCGGCGTTCTGGCGGTGGTTTCCGCTGTCCTCTCCAATCTCGTCAGCAATGTGCCGGCGGTATTGGCGCTGAAGCCGTTCCTCACCGGCGCGGCCGATCCGCAGCGCGCCTGGCTCGTCGTCGCCATGGCCTCGACGCTCGCCGGCAATCTGACGCTCATCGGCTCCGTCGCGAATCTCATCGTCGCCGAGCGCGCCCGCACGGCGGGCGTCTCCATCGGCTTCTGGGCCTATTTCAAGATCGGCGCGCCGCTGACGCTTATCACCGTCGCCTTCGGCGCATGGCTTTTGTGA
- a CDS encoding PRC-barrel domain-containing protein, with translation MATAIPELHMISSEHIVGAKIFDPSGKEIGEIDHLMIDPITGQARYAIVDFCGFMCLRKGHHAVPWKALFYDQDRRRYTTSVTEQMLEKAPEYSEASWTDRDWETRIHQHYGAAPYWEGAALEARH, from the coding sequence ATGGCGACCGCTATCCCTGAACTTCATATGATCTCGAGCGAGCATATCGTCGGCGCGAAAATCTTCGATCCGAGCGGCAAGGAGATCGGCGAGATCGATCATCTGATGATCGATCCCATCACCGGCCAGGCGCGCTACGCCATCGTCGATTTCTGCGGCTTCATGTGCCTGCGCAAGGGCCATCACGCCGTGCCGTGGAAGGCGCTCTTCTACGACCAGGACAGGCGTCGTTATACGACTTCTGTGACGGAGCAGATGCTGGAGAAGGCGCCGGAATATAGCGAGGCGAGCTGGACCGATCGCGACTGGGAGACGCGCATCCACCAGCATTACGGCGCGGCGCCCTATTGGGAGGGCGCGGCGCTGGAAGCGCGCCATTGA
- the lpdA gene encoding dihydrolipoyl dehydrogenase yields the protein MANSYDLIVIGGGPGGYVAAIRAAQLGLRTAIVEREHLGGICLNWGCIPTKALLRSADIFRLAKHAKDFGLRIEGEVSFDAEALVKRSRAVAGRLNAGVEFLCKKNKIDVIWGEAALAAPGEIRVAAPKGAARPQFPRPKNILGEGVYSAKHIIVATGARPRALPGLEPDGERIWTYFEALLPPSMPKSLLVVGGGAIGVEFASFYSTFGAQVTLVEALPQILPAEDAEIAALARKSFEKQGIKIITSAKLAKLDKSDNGVTATIAAESGEQSIEAERVISAVGVVPNSEGLGLEALGMKTDRGVILTDGLGRTNVSGIYAIGDVAGPPMLAHKAEHEGVVCVEAIAGLSPHPIERTRIPACTYCHPQIASVGLTEAAAKAAGHEPKIGRFPYIANGKAIALGETEGLVKTIFDAKSGRLLGAHLIGAEVTELIQGFVIAMNLETTEAELMETIFPHPTLSETIHESALDAFGRAIHI from the coding sequence ATGGCCAATTCTTATGATCTCATCGTCATCGGCGGCGGGCCGGGCGGCTATGTCGCCGCCATCCGCGCCGCGCAGCTCGGGCTGAGGACGGCCATTGTCGAGCGCGAGCATTTGGGCGGCATTTGCCTCAATTGGGGCTGCATTCCCACCAAGGCGCTGCTGCGCTCGGCCGATATCTTTCGGCTCGCGAAACATGCGAAGGATTTCGGCCTGCGCATAGAGGGCGAGGTCTCCTTCGACGCCGAAGCGCTGGTGAAGCGCTCGCGCGCTGTCGCCGGACGGCTCAACGCCGGCGTCGAGTTCCTGTGCAAGAAGAACAAGATCGATGTGATCTGGGGCGAGGCCGCGCTTGCCGCGCCGGGCGAGATTCGCGTCGCCGCGCCCAAGGGAGCCGCGCGCCCGCAATTCCCCCGGCCGAAAAACATCCTCGGCGAAGGCGTCTATTCGGCCAAGCACATCATCGTCGCGACTGGCGCGCGGCCGCGCGCTCTGCCGGGCCTCGAGCCGGACGGCGAGCGTATCTGGACCTATTTCGAGGCGCTGCTGCCGCCTTCCATGCCGAAATCTCTGCTCGTCGTCGGCGGCGGCGCGATCGGCGTCGAATTCGCGTCCTTCTACTCGACCTTCGGGGCGCAGGTAACTCTGGTGGAGGCGCTGCCGCAAATCCTGCCGGCGGAAGACGCCGAGATCGCCGCGCTGGCGCGCAAATCCTTCGAGAAGCAAGGGATCAAAATCATCACCAGCGCCAAGCTCGCGAAGCTCGACAAGAGCGACAATGGCGTCACCGCGACGATCGCGGCCGAGAGCGGCGAGCAGAGCATAGAGGCCGAGCGCGTCATCTCCGCCGTGGGCGTCGTTCCAAATAGCGAGGGGCTGGGGCTGGAGGCTCTGGGCATGAAGACCGATCGCGGCGTCATTCTCACCGACGGCCTCGGCCGCACCAATGTCTCAGGTATTTATGCGATCGGCGATGTCGCCGGGCCGCCCATGCTCGCCCATAAGGCGGAGCATGAGGGCGTCGTCTGCGTGGAGGCGATCGCCGGGCTGTCGCCGCATCCGATCGAGCGCACGCGCATTCCCGCCTGCACCTATTGCCATCCGCAGATCGCCTCGGTTGGGCTCACGGAAGCGGCGGCGAAAGCGGCCGGACATGAGCCGAAGATCGGGCGCTTTCCCTATATCGCCAATGGCAAGGCCATCGCCCTGGGCGAGACGGAGGGGCTGGTCAAGACCATATTCGACGCCAAGAGCGGACGCCTGCTCGGCGCGCATCTCATCGGCGCCGAGGTGACGGAGCTGATTCAAGGCTTCGTGATCGCGATGAATCTGGAGACGACCGAGGCGGAGCTGATGGAGACCATCTTCCCGCATCCGACGCTCTCGGAGACCATACATGAGAGCGCGCTCGACGCCTTCGGGCGGGCGATTCATATTTGA